Within Bremerella sp. JC817, the genomic segment GGGTTTCCAGGGGGAGTGTTTCGACCTGGAATCCCTATAATGACTACGCCGGTATTTGGGTTTTGATCTTTGATGATGTCGATGTCATCGCCATCTACTACGCTTGTCGGTTCATTTTCGTCTTCACTGCCCCAGGTGAGCCCCGTGGGATCAATGAAGTTCGTCGCCTGATTCCCCACATACCGATAAAGATTCCCATCCCCCGCCTCAAACTCAATCGGGTCCTGGCTCATCCACCTTCCCAGTTAGGCGTTGTACCACCGGTTGGTATTGTACTGCAGACCGGTGGCTTCGTCGAAGTAGCGGGCGGTGTAGCCTAGAGGGAGGGTATCGAGCGAACTGTCGGTTTCGCTCAAGACGTTGCCGAAGCTGTCGTAGGCGATGTGGTTGACGACGCTGGTCGTGTCGGTCGCTTCGTCGTATTCGATCCAGTCGCGGACCGTGTTCAGGTGATCGGTCAACGCCCACAGCACATCGCCGCTGGCGTTCTCGTCAGCCAGAAGCTGGTCGACACTTGGCCCCCACAACAGGCGGTGATCGACGTCTCCGCTATCGTCCAACTCTAGCAAGATCTGATTGCCGTCGTAAATGAAGGTGCCTGACTCGTCGACGGTCACCGAAGTCCGCAGCAGCGTGACGATCGACTGGCAGCACCGCGAAAACGCCCGAGCCAAGATCCGCATCCTCGTCCGCCGAGTCCTCCGAAAGCACGGCTATCCGCCTGATTTGGAAGCGTAAGCGACGAAACTGGTTTTGGAGCAGGGGGAGGCTTTGTTCTCTAGGCGGAGTTCCTCTTCAAGGTGAAGCCTGATTGCAATGCTACTCGCGATATGGCTTCGTTGTTTGACGCGAAGCGAAGCTTCCGCGATGCAAACATCTCGCTGCACAGGCTCAGCCTAACCCGTGTGATCGACCTCCTGCAAGAAGCAATGCGCGAACGACTATCAGGCCACTGCCACACGGACCTCGACTTCGTAGCCTGCCTGAAAACCGACGAATCACATCCGCATCACACGCCAGCAGAGCCGCAACTACCTAAAGAGAAAGCAACCGCTCTGTTGCGGCTTCCCCACCATAAAGAACGCCATTGACACGCTAATCGCTTAAGCGAGAGAGGTCTTGCAGAAGCATTACCGGCCTAGATCGCATCCATTCGTAAAACATGGTCGCTACTTTTCCTCGTTGCTATCTATGCTATGGCAGATTGCCCGCACCATGTCCATATTTAGCCCGTTACTGCTATTGGTGTTATATAACAGTGTGATATACCGCGTTGAACCAATAGCATGCCATTGAAAGGTTGCCCGACATCCTTCAACAACCAAAAGTCCTTCCCCCTGGTGCGACCGATAGACTTCGACAAAGTCTCCAGCATGCCCCAATCTTAATGAAGCACAAAACGAGTGCCAAGCAACGTCGTCCGCCGACATGCTCCAAGAAAAATCTCGCAACTGGACTTCGTAAAGTTCCTTCCGGAAATCAATCCATGACAGCGGGCTCTCGTGGGGGTACAAGTTTTTTGCTATGGATAACACCGGAGTATTGTCAACGTCAATTGTCTGGGATTCCATTACTCCAATCATTAACGGCTGTGATTCGAAGATTGTAACGGAATCAGAACGTTTGACAGCAACTTGGTCAAACATCGCAGGTGGAAGCCTAAAGCTGATATGGCCCGTGGTAGCCTCGACCCACTCTTCCGGACAGGTTACCACCGGCATCGAAGTAACAGGAATGTCTCGTTCCGAGTCAGCGTCAATCTGTGGCTCATAATAGAGCTTCCACATTAAATGCTGACGATAGGAGTAGGTCATTGCCAATGCGGCAACAGCCATGACCCCTGCGGTAAGCAGTCCAAGCCTCCAGTGTTTAAATTTTCTCAATTGGCAAAGCTCCAGGCAAGGTGCTCTCAAATGGCATTCAAAAATACATTTGCATGGCGTTCAGTTAATTCCAAGTCATTAAATATCATTTTTATAGTGCTTTTCGGCATAGTCCATTGCTTGAGATCTGATCGCGGCAATATCCTCTGGTGTCAAT encodes:
- a CDS encoding type I restriction enzyme endonuclease domain-containing protein; the encoded protein is MTIDWQHRENARAKIRILVRRVLRKHGYPPDLEA